A genome region from Halichondria panicea chromosome 15, odHalPani1.1, whole genome shotgun sequence includes the following:
- the LOC135349129 gene encoding endoglycoceramidase-like, whose protein sequence is MITMITKGLSAVVLLFVFTSTRVLASPDILQVNTTTHRIIDGTGRERYFHGANVVVKGPPWIPRTDKFDPYWSFCEEDMKLLQSWGLNAIRYGMMWPGVEPENGQYNDTYLAASRDIINKAGEYGIHTILDMHQDVLSEKFCGEGIPDWAVDVGNAKDFPFPLDTPYTYDKEAGYPTTEDCAKHDWSSYQVAHATGAAYQALYNNSNGLADKMAAFWGRVAQEFADNEYVLGYELINEPWAGDIYENPELLVPTEADKINLAPFYEILNPMIRKYDDKHSVYFTSVTWDETRVGFSQVPGGHEYQNRSVLAWHFYIPPQLNDAITFYERQKDIEKLGCAGFVTEFRLGDKTTLAKADEYLISWTGWDYKAYVPITGSSNGFWNGVNGTLNTDLVKTMSRTYAQAVAGVAMEMKFDPDSLKFSLKYTITDACSSTVTEIYLNEDIHYQMGYTVTLETSDKDGGGVMWSSPKHNTVQVQHDPTLPHGSIVTVTIEAKS, encoded by the exons ATGATAACCATGATAACCAAAGGCCTGTCTGCAGTGGTATTATTGTTCGTGTTTACATCCACCAGG GTATTGGCGTCCCCGGACATACTGCAAGTCAACACAACCACACATCGGATAATAGATGGCACTGGGAGGGAGCGATATTTCCATGGTGCCAACGTGGTAGTGAAGGGTCCCCCCTGGATACCGCGCACGGACAAGTTCGACCCATACTGGAGCTTTTGTGAGGAGGACATGAAACTATTACAGAGCTGGGGACTCAATGCTATCAG GTATGGTATGATGTGGCCGGGGGTCGAGCCTGAGAATGGACAGTACAACGATACCTACCTTGCTGCCTCCAGGGACATCATCAACAA AGCTGGAGAGTATGGCATCCACACGATATTGGACATGCACCAGGACGTCCTCTCAGAGAAGTTCTGTGGGGAGGGAATACCAGACTGGGCCGTGGACGTGGGAA ATGCCAAAGACTTTCCATTTCCATTGGATACACCGTATACCTATGACAAGGAGGCTGGTTACCCCACAACGGAG GACTGTGCCAAGCATGACTGGTCGTCCTATCAGGTTGCTCACGCCACAGGGGCTGCTTATCAAGCTCTGTACAACAACTCAAATG GTCTGGCTGACAAGATGGCGGCGTTCTGGGGAAGAGTGGCTCAAGAGTTTGCAGATAATGAGTACGTCCTCGGTTATGAGCTCATCAACGAACCGTGGGCAG GTGACATCTACGAAAATCCTGAGCTGTTAGTGCCCACTGAAGCTGATAAAATTAACCTGGCTCCCTTCTACGAAATT CTGAACCCAATGATCAGGAAATACGACGACAAACACAG TGTCTACTTCACGAGTGTCACATGGGACGAGACTAGAGTTGGATTCAGTCAAGTACCCGGTGGCCACGAGTACCAGAACAGGAGCGTGTTGGCATGGCATTTCTATATTCCCCCTCAG TTAAATGACGCTATCACATTCTATGAGAGGCAGAAGGACATTGAGAAACTCGGCTGTGCAG GTTTCGTCACTGAGTTTCGACTTGGAGATAAAACTACTCTAGCAAAAGCTGATGAGTATCTCATT tcgtgGACTGGCTGGGACTACAAGGCCTACGTCCCCATCACT GGTTCGAGCAATGGCTTCTGGAATGGTGTGAACGGCACCCTCAACACTGACCTCGTCAAg ACTATGAGTCGGACCTATGCCCAAGCTGTGGCCGGTGTTGCTATGGAGATGAAATTCGACCCCGATAGCCTCAAGTTTTCTCTCAAATACACCATCACTGACGCTTGCTCTTCCACTGTTACAGAA ATTTACCTTAACGAGGACATACACTATCAGATGGGGTACACTGTTACCTTGGAAACTAGCGACAAGGATGGTGGTGGTGTAATGTGGTCCTCTCCCAAACATAACACAGTTCAAGTTCAGCATGATCCCACCCTCCCCCACGGCTCTATCGTTACAGTCACCATAGAAGCAAAGAGTTAG